A single region of the Selenomonas sp. oral taxon 920 genome encodes:
- the rlmN gene encoding 23S rRNA (adenine(2503)-C(2))-methyltransferase RlmN — translation MNIFGWTKEQLAEALKEYNIPRFRADQIIRWMYQRGAVSFHAMDNLSKPLRAQLAEYFSIERPKVVSRLHSSDGATIKLLCEFTDGQTAETVLMRHSYGNSVCVSTQAGCRMGCAFCASTLHGLQRNLTAGEIAAQVIGIADFLRQEGARVDTIVVMGSGEPLENYNNVIAALRLLHEEYTIGLSYRSVTLSTSGIVPGIERLTEEGIPISLSISLHAPTDALRSEIMPVNRMYPLADVLRAARMYAERTKRRVTYEYILIRDLNDGVREAEQLAKLLRGQLASVNLIPINPVAERSLFRPDKTAIRRFQQILEERHITATLRREMGTDIQAACGQLRNRLMEAGL, via the coding sequence ATGAATATCTTTGGCTGGACGAAGGAGCAGCTTGCCGAGGCGCTCAAAGAGTATAATATTCCCCGCTTCCGCGCAGACCAGATCATCCGATGGATGTATCAGCGCGGTGCGGTCTCTTTTCATGCAATGGACAACCTGTCAAAACCGCTGCGTGCCCAGCTTGCAGAATACTTTTCCATCGAGCGTCCGAAGGTCGTCTCGCGTCTGCACTCATCTGACGGTGCGACGATCAAGCTGCTCTGCGAGTTCACTGACGGGCAGACAGCAGAGACTGTGTTGATGCGCCATTCGTACGGCAACAGTGTCTGTGTCTCGACACAAGCGGGCTGCCGCATGGGCTGTGCGTTCTGCGCCTCCACGCTGCACGGGCTGCAGCGCAATTTGACGGCGGGGGAGATCGCGGCGCAGGTAATTGGCATTGCTGACTTCCTGCGGCAGGAGGGAGCACGGGTCGATACGATTGTCGTCATGGGCTCGGGCGAGCCTCTTGAAAACTACAACAACGTGATCGCGGCGCTGCGCCTTCTGCACGAGGAGTATACAATCGGGTTGAGCTATCGCAGTGTGACGCTCTCGACCTCCGGCATTGTGCCCGGCATTGAGCGGTTGACGGAGGAGGGCATCCCCATCTCGCTCTCGATTTCCCTGCACGCGCCGACGGATGCACTGCGCTCTGAGATCATGCCCGTCAACCGTATGTATCCCCTTGCGGATGTACTGCGTGCAGCGCGTATGTATGCGGAGCGAACGAAGCGTCGTGTTACCTACGAGTATATTCTGATTCGTGACCTGAATGACGGTGTGCGCGAGGCGGAGCAGCTCGCAAAGCTTCTGCGCGGTCAGCTTGCGAGCGTGAACCTCATTCCGATCAATCCCGTCGCGGAGCGCAGCCTCTTTCGTCCCGATAAGACTGCCATTCGACGCTTTCAACAAATTCTCGAGGAGCGGCACATTACGGCGACCTTGCGGCGCGAGATGGGAACGGATATCCAGGCGGCGTGCGGACAACTTCGCAACCGTCTCATGGAAGCGGGACTGTAA
- a CDS encoding FhaA domain-containing protein, which produces MIERVESFLGDHIEGFFNRKFSSHLEPVELIKGLEKEARRQGESGNLANSYVIALGTEDYQRLCSHRVADELGVALKKYIIRADLTMEGKLGICFALDESLRAGSYHLTARVQQESASMQDPRVTCDTMAQTIVLERSSFADARCLNLPPVHEIAALTVLSGADEGIIMHLGERKIYMGRMPRNEFILTDTNISRVHAWIAYEQHRHVLYDAESRNGSFVNAARVGARRLCDGDEIQLGTTVLRYGVL; this is translated from the coding sequence ATGATCGAACGCGTGGAATCTTTTCTGGGAGATCATATCGAGGGTTTTTTCAATCGCAAATTCAGCAGTCACTTGGAGCCCGTTGAGCTCATTAAGGGGCTTGAGAAGGAGGCGCGGCGGCAGGGGGAGAGCGGAAATCTCGCGAACTCCTATGTCATTGCGCTTGGCACGGAGGACTATCAGCGGCTCTGCTCGCATCGCGTGGCGGACGAGCTGGGCGTGGCACTCAAGAAATATATCATCCGTGCGGATCTGACAATGGAAGGGAAACTCGGCATTTGTTTCGCACTGGATGAGAGCCTGCGTGCAGGTTCCTATCATCTCACAGCGCGCGTGCAGCAGGAAAGCGCGTCCATGCAGGATCCGCGCGTAACCTGTGATACAATGGCGCAGACCATTGTGCTTGAGCGGTCTTCGTTCGCAGATGCGCGCTGCCTGAATCTCCCGCCCGTGCATGAGATCGCAGCACTCACCGTGCTCAGCGGCGCGGATGAGGGCATTATCATGCATCTCGGTGAACGAAAGATCTATATGGGGCGCATGCCGCGCAACGAGTTCATTCTGACGGATACGAATATCTCACGTGTTCATGCGTGGATCGCGTATGAGCAGCACCGCCATGTGCTCTATGATGCTGAGAGCCGCAACGGCAGCTTTGTGAACGCTGCGCGTGTGGGGGCGCGGCGGTTGTGTGACGGCGATGAGATTCAGCTCGGGACGACGGTGCTGCGCTATGGGGTGCTCTGA
- a CDS encoding FHA domain-containing protein, translating into MPALALKALRVLLEYGALLWLAYVVVRLGRTMFSTLHTDFKEAARLPQPLAGAASLVVIAGEGLIGQRFPVGHELTIGRSTDNDIVLADNFVSHHHVCIYQREDAYIVEDLGSRNHTYLNDGVLTGRAYLRTGDVLRIGAAILRFER; encoded by the coding sequence ATGCCGGCGCTTGCGCTCAAGGCGCTGCGCGTGCTGCTCGAATATGGCGCGCTTCTCTGGCTTGCCTACGTCGTCGTTCGGCTCGGGCGCACGATGTTTTCCACGCTGCACACGGATTTCAAGGAGGCAGCTCGTCTGCCGCAGCCACTTGCCGGTGCGGCTTCTCTCGTCGTGATTGCGGGGGAGGGGCTGATCGGACAGCGCTTTCCCGTGGGGCATGAGCTTACGATTGGCCGCAGTACGGACAACGATATTGTGCTCGCGGATAACTTTGTATCTCATCATCATGTCTGCATCTATCAGAGAGAAGATGCATATATCGTGGAAGATCTGGGCAGCCGAAATCACACCTATCTGAACGATGGGGTTTTGACGGGGCGGGCGTATCTGCGCACAGGTGATGTCCTGCGGATCGGTGCCGCCATTCTGCGTTTTGAGAGGTAA
- a CDS encoding Stp1/IreP family PP2C-type Ser/Thr phosphatase, translating into MIEVSSASDIGRVRTSNEDSYGVFSPAVYVVADGLGGHAAGEVASRMVVAAVHDMANEGQEIDTAALKTAVLRANQQVLDAAAGNSSYEGMGSTATILHVDEHAGMAYYAHVGDSRLYLLRHGIFRQVSRDHSYVEELVARGQLSEVEAQHHPRKNLLLRAVGIEEHLHVDGDSFPLAAGDRLLLATDGLTNMVDDDELSSLLGGNFADVAERMVERALAGGGSDNITAIALAYEIP; encoded by the coding sequence ATGATAGAGGTTTCGAGTGCATCGGATATCGGGCGCGTGCGAACATCGAACGAGGACAGCTACGGCGTATTCTCTCCCGCCGTCTATGTTGTTGCCGATGGGCTCGGCGGGCATGCGGCGGGCGAGGTGGCAAGCCGCATGGTGGTCGCTGCCGTGCACGATATGGCGAACGAAGGGCAGGAGATCGATACGGCGGCGCTGAAGACTGCCGTCCTGCGTGCCAATCAGCAGGTGTTGGATGCTGCCGCCGGGAACTCTTCGTATGAGGGAATGGGTTCGACGGCAACCATACTTCACGTAGATGAGCATGCGGGGATGGCGTATTATGCGCACGTCGGTGACAGTCGTCTTTATCTGCTGCGGCATGGCATCTTCCGTCAGGTTTCACGCGATCACTCCTATGTGGAGGAACTCGTTGCGCGCGGGCAGCTCAGCGAGGTGGAGGCACAGCACCATCCACGCAAGAATTTGCTCCTGCGTGCCGTCGGCATCGAGGAACATCTCCATGTGGATGGTGACTCTTTTCCGCTTGCGGCGGGCGATCGTCTTCTCCTCGCAACGGATGGACTGACGAATATGGTGGATGACGATGAGCTTTCCTCCTTGCTCGGAGGCAATTTTGCGGATGTTGCGGAGCGCATGGTGGAGCGGGCGCTCGCAGGGGGCGGCAGTGACAATATCACGGCGATCGCCCTCGCGTACGAAATACCATGA
- a CDS encoding FtsW/RodA/SpoVE family cell cycle protein has translation MTGGLKFAPIGILLCALSVLLLKQGAGTPGWVLDWRVQLAYLPWLALLICTGAASYVLAARRKLDCVPLALAYVLLGIGLAEIARLKPELFAVQLRWACVGIVFWALVVLFWARLRRMLSYPYVLGLLTTVILLLPLIFGVSIGGNKNWIALGSFSMQPSEFGKILLIFFLAAYLADHLAVLTLPARRFLFLRLPPVRFIAPLIALWGLAVLMFVIAHDLGSALLFFGMAVLMTYMGTGRKSYVFLAGLFILVAAGLSYALFGHVRVRFDIWLHPWADPNGMSYQVVQSLFAIGSGGVWGTGFTEGHPLLIPEVHTDFIFSAIAEEFGLIGAVLLLMVYALIFWRGSRIAMGLPRVEEALLAAGCAASLLLQAFIITAGVTKLLPLTGITLPFVSYGGSSMAASFVLVGILTALSGEAKAADG, from the coding sequence ATGACCGGCGGATTGAAGTTTGCGCCCATTGGGATTCTCCTCTGTGCACTCAGTGTCCTGCTTTTGAAACAGGGGGCAGGCACACCGGGCTGGGTGTTGGACTGGCGTGTACAGCTTGCGTATCTGCCGTGGCTCGCCCTCCTTATTTGTACAGGGGCGGCAAGCTATGTGCTTGCGGCGCGGCGCAAGCTGGACTGCGTTCCGCTCGCACTTGCCTATGTTTTGCTCGGTATCGGCCTCGCGGAGATCGCGCGGCTGAAACCCGAACTCTTCGCGGTGCAGCTGCGCTGGGCGTGTGTCGGCATTGTGTTCTGGGCGCTTGTTGTACTCTTCTGGGCGCGTCTGCGGCGTATGCTTTCCTATCCGTACGTACTCGGGCTTCTGACAACGGTCATTTTGCTGCTTCCCCTGATCTTCGGTGTGAGTATTGGCGGGAATAAGAACTGGATTGCGCTTGGATCGTTTTCCATGCAGCCCTCGGAGTTTGGCAAAATTCTGCTCATCTTCTTCCTTGCGGCATATCTTGCCGACCATCTCGCCGTACTGACACTCCCCGCGCGCCGTTTTCTCTTCCTCCGTCTGCCGCCTGTGCGCTTCATTGCGCCGCTCATCGCACTCTGGGGACTCGCTGTGCTCATGTTCGTCATCGCGCATGATCTCGGCTCTGCTCTGCTCTTTTTCGGAATGGCGGTACTCATGACCTATATGGGGACGGGGCGCAAATCCTATGTATTTCTCGCAGGGCTTTTCATCCTTGTCGCAGCGGGGCTCAGCTACGCGCTGTTTGGACATGTTCGCGTACGTTTTGATATCTGGCTGCACCCGTGGGCAGACCCGAACGGAATGTCCTATCAGGTTGTGCAGTCGCTCTTTGCCATTGGCTCAGGCGGGGTCTGGGGGACGGGCTTTACCGAGGGGCATCCGCTCCTCATTCCCGAGGTGCACACGGACTTCATCTTTTCCGCGATTGCCGAGGAGTTCGGGTTGATCGGTGCTGTTCTCCTACTTATGGTTTACGCGCTGATCTTTTGGCGGGGCAGCCGTATTGCGATGGGACTGCCCCGTGTAGAGGAGGCATTGCTCGCAGCGGGCTGTGCAGCGAGCCTTCTTCTGCAGGCATTCATCATCACGGCGGGCGTGACAAAACTTCTGCCGCTCACGGGCATAACGCTGCCGTTTGTCAGCTACGGCGGCAGTTCGATGGCGGCGAGTTTCGTTCTTGTCGGTATCTTGACAGCACTGTCGGGGGAGGCTAAGGCAGCGGATGGCTGA
- a CDS encoding peptidoglycan D,D-transpeptidase FtsI family protein: MADRKIRKHIVVAAAFLLALIGVQILYLAKLSVWDGDALAAHPLNTRSALMEQDIRRGRIIDHNGRVLAESDTTGRRSYPYGRILAPVTGYQTERYGATGVEQVTGQELSGVTTDVAHMGPLRTLLRADAGYDVRLTVDAELSEAAWNALGSRRGAVVVLDAATGAVLAMVSAPSFDPASAEQQWNELSSRADSPLVNRAAQGLYPPGSTFKTLIADAALEAGVTNVDEVFTCTGELAIGKDYVLHESHGEVHGKLHLADALRESCNVTFATLALRLGASGLSSACERFGIGTELTSPELPMTRAHVPALKDLSDGEIAQLGIGQGALLVTPLQMALVADAFANGGRIMQPYLVEQVLTTQGMPLYEASPAVWRTATTAERAAVIDGYMADVVAAGTGTAADVSGVRVTGKTGTAENASGTDHAWFIGSAERGGRKIVMAVLVEEGGFGGRSAAGIARTVIQKHFEGLR; encoded by the coding sequence ATGGCTGATCGAAAAATCCGAAAGCATATCGTGGTCGCGGCGGCTTTTCTTCTTGCACTCATCGGTGTTCAAATTCTCTATCTAGCAAAGCTGAGTGTGTGGGATGGCGATGCACTTGCGGCACACCCGCTCAACACGCGCAGTGCGCTCATGGAACAGGACATTCGGCGCGGGCGCATCATCGATCATAATGGGCGTGTACTTGCGGAGAGCGACACGACAGGACGACGCTCCTATCCTTATGGACGCATCCTTGCGCCTGTGACGGGCTATCAGACGGAGCGCTACGGTGCGACCGGAGTGGAGCAGGTGACGGGACAGGAACTCAGTGGTGTCACCACTGATGTGGCGCATATGGGCCCTCTGCGCACACTCCTGCGTGCGGATGCAGGCTATGATGTAAGGCTGACCGTGGATGCGGAGCTGTCGGAGGCAGCGTGGAATGCGCTGGGCTCACGGCGCGGTGCTGTCGTCGTACTGGACGCAGCAACGGGTGCAGTTCTTGCGATGGTGAGTGCCCCCTCGTTTGATCCCGCCTCTGCAGAGCAGCAGTGGAATGAGCTCTCGTCGCGCGCGGACAGCCCCCTCGTGAATCGTGCGGCACAGGGGCTCTACCCGCCGGGTTCGACGTTCAAGACGCTGATCGCGGATGCCGCACTCGAGGCAGGGGTGACGAATGTTGATGAAGTATTCACCTGTACAGGGGAGCTTGCCATCGGCAAGGACTACGTGCTGCATGAAAGTCACGGCGAGGTGCACGGGAAACTGCATCTCGCAGATGCCCTGCGCGAATCCTGCAACGTTACCTTTGCGACGCTGGCTCTCCGACTCGGTGCGAGCGGACTCTCGTCTGCGTGCGAGCGCTTCGGCATTGGGACAGAACTCACCTCCCCTGAGCTGCCGATGACACGGGCACATGTTCCCGCGCTGAAAGACCTCAGCGACGGTGAAATCGCCCAGCTCGGAATTGGACAGGGAGCTCTGCTCGTGACACCGCTGCAGATGGCACTCGTTGCGGATGCATTCGCCAATGGCGGACGTATCATGCAGCCGTATCTCGTCGAGCAGGTTCTGACAACGCAGGGGATGCCCCTCTATGAGGCAAGCCCCGCCGTCTGGCGGACGGCGACTACGGCAGAACGTGCGGCAGTCATTGACGGCTATATGGCGGATGTTGTTGCGGCGGGTACGGGCACGGCGGCAGATGTCTCTGGCGTGCGTGTCACGGGCAAGACCGGTACGGCAGAGAATGCGAGCGGAACCGATCATGCATGGTTCATCGGTTCGGCGGAGCGCGGCGGACGAAAGATCGTCATGGCAGTTCTCGTGGAGGAGGGCGGCTTTGGCGGAAGATCGGCAGCCGGAATCGCGCGTACGGTGATACAGAAACATTTTGAAGGGCTGCGATGA
- the pknB gene encoding Stk1 family PASTA domain-containing Ser/Thr kinase, giving the protein MVERVLDGRYALEALVGSGGMADVYRAKDQLLERTVAVKILHQQYENDTEFIARFQREAKAAARITHPNIVNVYDVGVAEGRHYIVMEYVPGRTLKERIKEEGPVPAPQALQMARQIAGALAQAHANNLVHCDIKPHNILVMPDGNVKVADFGIARAVTESTMTYNDNIMGSVHYFSPEQARGTIITPKSDVYSLGVVLYEMLTGRIPFDGNTAVSIARKHLEEEPQPVRALVPSIPPVVEALVTRMMAKEPALRPDSQLLAQDIARTEQMMRGDTAVVPSFDPDATRVLTPVEAQEIGAIAEAEEGAANEEEKSFFRTKVFKLGFVLILLMGFFTGFFLSFGKFWSSVEITVPDVTGKQLTLARQILEDQNLRVTVAETYDASVPVGVVVSQTPEAGTKVKEERAITIYVSKGGEELEMPNLRGLKQSDAIDRLQKMGLRLGSAYETFSDEDSGTVISQDPRSGTRISKGQTVDITVSKGQKIKKVAVPNVKGVPSDRARTMLEGSDLKVGGISEEASTQAAGTVVSQSPAAGAEVDSGSAVSLVVSSGSKASANKEETKGGDAKKPEKDPAGRRIQTEKTE; this is encoded by the coding sequence ATGGTTGAGCGTGTCTTGGATGGACGTTACGCACTGGAGGCACTGGTCGGCAGCGGCGGCATGGCGGATGTCTATCGGGCAAAGGATCAGCTCTTGGAGCGCACCGTCGCTGTCAAGATTCTTCATCAACAGTATGAGAACGACACGGAGTTCATCGCGCGGTTTCAGCGCGAGGCAAAGGCGGCCGCGCGCATTACGCATCCAAACATCGTCAATGTCTATGATGTCGGCGTCGCCGAGGGGCGTCATTACATTGTCATGGAGTACGTTCCGGGACGTACTCTGAAGGAGCGCATCAAGGAGGAAGGCCCCGTGCCCGCACCGCAGGCACTGCAGATGGCTCGCCAGATTGCAGGGGCACTTGCACAGGCACACGCGAACAACCTTGTGCACTGCGACATCAAGCCGCACAACATCCTCGTCATGCCTGACGGCAACGTGAAGGTCGCGGACTTTGGCATTGCACGTGCCGTCACGGAGTCCACGATGACCTACAATGACAACATCATGGGCTCGGTTCACTACTTCTCGCCCGAGCAGGCACGCGGGACGATCATTACGCCAAAGTCGGATGTCTACTCGCTTGGTGTCGTGCTCTACGAAATGTTGACGGGGCGGATTCCGTTCGACGGCAATACGGCGGTCAGCATTGCGCGCAAGCATCTCGAAGAGGAACCGCAGCCCGTGCGTGCTCTCGTGCCAAGCATACCACCCGTTGTGGAGGCTCTCGTGACACGCATGATGGCAAAGGAGCCGGCGCTGCGTCCAGACAGCCAATTACTCGCTCAGGACATTGCGCGCACGGAACAGATGATGCGCGGCGATACGGCTGTGGTGCCGTCGTTTGACCCCGACGCTACGCGTGTACTCACACCCGTGGAAGCACAGGAGATCGGTGCGATCGCCGAGGCGGAAGAGGGAGCAGCGAATGAGGAGGAAAAATCCTTTTTCCGTACCAAGGTATTTAAGCTGGGTTTTGTTCTCATCCTCCTCATGGGGTTCTTTACGGGATTCTTTCTCAGTTTCGGCAAGTTCTGGAGTTCCGTTGAGATCACCGTGCCTGACGTGACAGGAAAGCAGCTGACACTCGCACGTCAGATTCTGGAAGATCAGAATTTGCGTGTCACGGTCGCGGAAACCTATGATGCCTCCGTACCTGTGGGCGTAGTGGTATCACAGACGCCTGAAGCAGGGACAAAGGTCAAGGAGGAGCGTGCGATCACGATCTACGTCAGCAAGGGCGGTGAAGAGCTTGAGATGCCAAATTTGCGCGGACTGAAACAGTCGGACGCAATCGACAGGCTTCAGAAGATGGGGCTGCGCCTTGGTTCCGCGTATGAGACCTTCTCCGATGAGGACAGCGGCACGGTCATCTCGCAGGATCCGCGCAGCGGCACGCGCATCAGCAAAGGGCAGACGGTGGACATCACTGTCAGCAAGGGGCAAAAGATCAAAAAGGTCGCTGTTCCGAATGTGAAGGGCGTACCATCCGACCGTGCACGCACAATGCTCGAGGGCAGCGACCTGAAGGTTGGCGGTATATCCGAGGAGGCAAGCACACAGGCCGCCGGAACCGTTGTCAGTCAGTCGCCCGCAGCGGGGGCGGAGGTGGACTCCGGCAGTGCCGTCAGCCTTGTCGTATCGAGCGGAAGCAAGGCTTCTGCCAACAAGGAGGAGACGAAGGGCGGCGATGCGAAGAAGCCTGAAAAGGATCCTGCCGGACGCCGTATCCAGACCGAGAAGACAGAGTAG
- the rsgA gene encoding ribosome small subunit-dependent GTPase A, whose protein sequence is MVAERGRILKVYNNVLHVAAEDVIILCKLRGKLKKGRSDMGLVPGDLVVFERISPEEGVIEQIEERTNLLQRPRVANLTQIVITVAAASPDPHPLVVSRFLVLAELSGVRKIVLCVNKMDLCSGIPEEFLSEYEAAGYPVLRVSAEQGTGLDELRQYLAGEITVLAGPSGAGKSSLLNALDPALALATGAVSEKIGRGRHTTRRAELLPFAGGYVVDTPGFTQQELTEVAPEALAHCFPEFSAHTGCRFTPCSHSHEPDCAVKAAAAAGALSRARHDAYLALLTELQLKRK, encoded by the coding sequence ATGGTGGCAGAGCGCGGACGTATCCTGAAGGTCTATAACAATGTGCTCCACGTTGCGGCAGAGGATGTCATCATCCTCTGCAAGCTGCGCGGCAAACTCAAAAAGGGGCGCAGTGATATGGGGCTCGTCCCAGGGGATCTCGTTGTATTTGAACGCATATCGCCAGAGGAGGGGGTGATCGAGCAGATCGAAGAACGTACGAACCTCCTGCAGCGTCCGCGTGTGGCGAATCTGACACAGATCGTCATCACGGTCGCGGCGGCATCGCCCGATCCGCATCCGCTTGTCGTGAGCCGCTTCCTTGTGCTTGCGGAGCTCTCCGGAGTTCGGAAGATTGTTCTCTGCGTGAACAAGATGGATCTCTGCTCGGGAATACCGGAGGAATTTCTTTCGGAATATGAGGCAGCGGGCTATCCTGTTCTGCGTGTTTCGGCAGAGCAGGGCACGGGACTGGATGAACTGCGGCAGTACCTCGCGGGGGAGATCACGGTGCTTGCGGGGCCGTCGGGTGCAGGGAAGTCCTCGCTGCTCAATGCCCTCGATCCCGCGCTTGCGCTTGCCACGGGAGCAGTCAGCGAGAAGATCGGGCGCGGGCGTCATACAACGCGGCGCGCGGAACTGCTCCCCTTTGCAGGAGGATATGTGGTCGACACGCCGGGATTTACTCAGCAGGAGTTGACGGAGGTTGCACCTGAGGCACTGGCGCATTGTTTTCCGGAATTTTCCGCACATACGGGCTGCCGCTTCACGCCGTGCAGCCACAGTCATGAGCCGGACTGTGCCGTCAAGGCGGCAGCGGCGGCAGGAGCACTTTCGCGTGCACGGCACGATGCCTATCTCGCATTGCTCACCGAACTACAATTGAAAAGAAAATAG
- the rpe gene encoding ribulose-phosphate 3-epimerase: MAHEHEHGYEEEMQEEHVHIERPTIIAPSILSADFANLGADVRRAEEAGAEYVHIDVMDGTFVPNITLGPCVVESLRKVSKAVFDVHLMVEHPETHIESFAKAGADIITFHVEATHHAHRVIQQIKAAGCKAGIALNPGTSIYSLEELIDDVDMVLLMTVNPGFGGQKFIENTLGKIHALYHTVIDNELDVDIEVDGGINAETAESVRSAGANILVAGSYIYGAKDIAAAVASLRG, encoded by the coding sequence ATGGCACACGAACATGAACACGGATATGAAGAGGAAATGCAGGAGGAGCACGTCCACATCGAGCGTCCCACGATCATTGCCCCGTCCATCCTTTCGGCAGATTTCGCCAATCTCGGCGCGGATGTGCGCCGTGCGGAGGAGGCGGGCGCGGAGTACGTCCACATTGACGTGATGGATGGGACGTTCGTGCCAAACATCACGCTCGGCCCCTGCGTAGTCGAGAGTCTGCGCAAGGTCTCCAAGGCGGTCTTTGATGTACACCTTATGGTCGAACATCCAGAGACCCATATTGAGTCGTTTGCAAAGGCGGGTGCGGATATCATCACGTTCCACGTCGAGGCGACGCACCACGCCCATCGCGTTATCCAGCAGATCAAGGCAGCGGGCTGTAAGGCGGGGATTGCGCTCAATCCAGGTACCTCCATCTACAGTCTGGAAGAACTGATCGACGATGTTGATATGGTTCTCCTCATGACGGTCAACCCCGGATTTGGCGGTCAGAAGTTCATCGAGAACACGCTTGGAAAGATTCATGCACTGTATCACACAGTGATAGACAATGAACTGGATGTTGACATTGAGGTCGACGGCGGCATCAATGCAGAGACGGCGGAGTCCGTGCGTTCGGCAGGGGCAAATATACTCGTTGCAGGTTCTTACATCTACGGCGCGAAGGATATTGCGGCCGCTGTTGCTTCGCTGCGCGGATAA
- the queC gene encoding 7-cyano-7-deazaguanine synthase QueC, with amino-acid sequence MTEKAVILLSGGLDSCTCMAVACAAGYELYPISFNYHQRHNRELDCAKRIAAHYHAAEHLVIETNMNAVGGSALTDENIAVPAGEAERTEIPATYVPARNLIFLSYALGYAERVGAQHLYIGVNSIDYSGYPDCRPEFIAAFQAAADAATAAASERGRRIVVETPLQHLSKGDIIRLGTELGAPYDLTTSCYRGRKEACGTCDSCVLRLRGFAEAGQRDPIPYAAGVR; translated from the coding sequence ATGACGGAAAAGGCGGTAATCCTGCTCTCGGGCGGCCTTGACAGCTGTACCTGTATGGCGGTTGCTTGCGCCGCCGGCTATGAGCTCTATCCCATCAGTTTTAATTATCATCAGAGGCACAACCGCGAGCTCGATTGTGCAAAGCGGATTGCAGCACATTATCATGCGGCGGAGCACCTTGTCATCGAGACGAATATGAACGCAGTCGGCGGCTCGGCACTGACTGATGAAAATATCGCAGTGCCGGCGGGAGAAGCGGAACGGACGGAGATCCCCGCGACCTACGTGCCCGCGCGCAACCTCATCTTTCTCAGCTATGCGCTCGGCTATGCAGAACGTGTGGGTGCGCAGCATCTTTACATCGGTGTGAATTCCATTGACTACTCAGGATATCCCGACTGCCGTCCGGAATTCATTGCCGCATTTCAGGCGGCGGCGGACGCGGCGACGGCTGCCGCGTCCGAGCGAGGACGGCGCATTGTTGTTGAGACGCCGCTGCAGCATCTCTCGAAGGGCGATATCATTCGTCTTGGCACGGAACTGGGGGCGCCCTATGATCTCACGACGAGCTGCTATCGTGGCAGGAAAGAGGCGTGCGGTACCTGCGACAGCTGCGTCCTGCGTCTGCGTGGTTTTGCCGAGGCGGGGCAGCGCGATCCGATTCCATACGCGGCAGGAGTGCGATGA
- the folE2 gene encoding GTP cyclohydrolase FolE2, which yields MLDVQNREDGRGIAIQRVGVKEVRLPFLIKKQRGGYQQVLARIVFTVSLPMEFKGTHMSRFLEILLPWSEKPLAEEEMDAMLTEALDRLHAEAAEVSLAFTYFIEKRAPISGRMSLLDVDASFTGRKRRNEPMQFELGLTMPFTSLCPCSKEISAYGAHNQRSAARVRLRYKEGVPCIYIEELAALLERQGSAPIYPILKRADEKHVTEAAYENPKFVEDILRDSVLALRALPGLAYFALECENEESIHSHNAFAAHEEYLSE from the coding sequence ATGCTGGACGTACAGAACCGTGAGGACGGTCGTGGCATCGCGATTCAGCGCGTCGGCGTCAAGGAGGTGCGACTGCCCTTCCTCATCAAGAAACAGAGAGGGGGCTATCAGCAGGTGCTTGCACGCATCGTATTCACCGTCTCCCTGCCGATGGAGTTTAAGGGCACGCACATGAGCCGCTTCCTCGAAATCCTCCTGCCGTGGAGCGAGAAACCACTCGCAGAGGAGGAGATGGACGCGATGCTCACGGAGGCTCTGGATCGTCTCCATGCCGAGGCGGCGGAGGTTTCGCTTGCGTTTACCTATTTTATTGAGAAACGCGCACCCATCAGCGGACGTATGTCGCTGCTCGATGTGGATGCCTCCTTTACGGGGCGCAAGCGGCGCAATGAGCCGATGCAGTTCGAGCTTGGACTTACAATGCCATTTACCTCGCTTTGCCCATGCAGCAAGGAGATCTCTGCATACGGGGCACACAACCAACGCTCTGCGGCACGCGTGCGTCTGCGCTACAAGGAGGGCGTGCCGTGCATCTATATCGAGGAATTGGCCGCATTACTCGAGCGGCAGGGGTCTGCGCCGATCTATCCGATCTTAAAGCGTGCGGATGAGAAACATGTCACAGAGGCGGCATACGAGAATCCGAAGTTTGTCGAGGACATCCTGCGCGACAGTGTTCTCGCTCTGCGCGCACTGCCGGGGCTTGCATATTTTGCGCTGGAATGTGAGAATGAGGAGTCCATTCACAGTCATAACGCCTTTGCGGCGCATGAAGAGTATCTATCTGAGTAG